From the Kribbella sp. CA-293567 genome, the window CACCAACAGAAGCGCGCTGGCTACGACTTGGGCCCAGATCGCGGCCGTTGCCTGCACGATCGCGGGCAAGGTGGTGGCGACCGGGATCGCGATGGCCAGCAGCGGTGGTAGCCATCCCGGGTGCGGAGGGTTCTGCTGAGCGGCAACCTGGCCCCGGTCGAGCGGTTGCTGAGTCGGGGCAGCGGTCGCCGGCGAGGAACTCCACTGGGCGCACCCACGGTCGTCGAGCAGAACGCCGGCGCGGCGGAGCGCCTCCTGAAGACGACTGACCCGTTGACGGTTGAAGTAGCCTTCCGCGTCGAAGGCTCGCTCGTCCCGAAGGCGCGCAAGAAGTTGCTCGATGATCCGGACAGCTACCGGGTCCGGAGCAACTGAGAGTGCGGCGACGATGCGGCCCGCCCTCGAGCCGGTGATGGTCGACGGATCGATGCCGACCGAGCGAAACAGAGCGTCCAGTTCGACGTGATCGGGGCCACCGCCATCCGGCCACATCTGGGACAGCGCGGCTGCGGCCGAGGTCCCGAGCCGATGAGGCGGATGCATGTCGCAAGCATGCCGTATCAGCGGGTGACGCGACTGTAACAGCAGGCCACCTCCCGTCGCCGCACCCTGCAACAAGATCAGGCTCCGATACGTTCCGGCGGCAGTGAGCTTCGTGGTGGCGAACAGGTGAAGCGCGGCTGGACGGCATGTGACCGATTTCGGCACGCCGGAGTGCTGGGCGAAGCGGGGAATTGCGTCGTACCTTGATTGCCTGGGCCGGTCCGGTTGGGCCCTGACCGCTCCGAACAGAAGAGGTCAGATGAGCGCTTTCCAAGACCTGGGATCGTTGTTGCTCGTCCGTGGTGCCGATGAGCTGGACCATGCGGGAGGCACGTTGTACGTGCACCTGCATCGGGTCGCCAAGCGGCTCAGGTCGCTCGGGGCGTCGGAGACACTGGTGCTGGCCGGGCTGGCGCATGCGGCGTACGGGACGGATGGGTTCCCGACGCATCTGTTCGACTGGCAGCACGAGCGCTCTGTGCTGGAGGCCGTGATCGGGCCGGAGGCGGAGTTGCTGGTCTACCGGTACGGCGCGTGCGAACGCGAGACCAGCTGGCGTGACCTGGCCGAGCACACCACGATCACTGATCGCTTCACCGGTACGTCGGAGGAGTTGCCGACCGAGGAGCTGCGGGAGTTCGTCGACCTCACCATCGTCAACGAGCTCGACGTTCTGGATCACGCGCCGGATCTCAAGCCGAAGCTGCACGCCTTCCTGCAGGAGCAGATTCCGCGCTGGCAGTCACTCGCCTCCCCCGCGGTACTGGCCGACGCCAATCGCGCCCTGGCGCTCTGACCGGTCAGCCTGCACCCCCGAGTTCGGCACCAGCCATGGACAACGCTGGAAAAGGGACCGTCGTCGACGGATGATCGGGGCATGGCCCGCTATGAAGTGATCGTCCGCGCCGACGTCGATCGGCGTCAGTCCACCTCCGCCTACTATTCCTCGGCCCTGCGGTCGGGCCGGCTCGACAAGGGCATGCACCTGCGGCGCGTCGAGGACCTTCCCGATGGGAAGGTCGCGCTCGTCCTGCAGCACAAGCTCAGTCCGCGGAAGCAGGACGAGGCGGCGCTGATGGCCAACCGCACCCTCGCTCAGCTCGGCATCCCGGCCACCCAGGTTCTCCGGCTCGACCTGCACCGGCTCACCCGTAAGGGGCGCACCCTGGTCCGCTCCTGGTCCGGCCCCGGCAACCCGCCCGGTCCCGGTTTCAGCGGTGACCGTGAACCCCGCAATCCGCTGCCCACTCCGCCGCGCTTGAACGCGTCGCTCGATCTTCCCGACCACTGAGGAAGGACGACACTCTCGCTCGATCAGAGCGCGCCAGCCTCCCCCCGCGGTACTTGTCAGCGGGACGGCCGGTTCACACCCCCGTACGCCGATACGCCGCCGGGCGAGCTCGGCGTACGGGGATCAGCGACTCAGGGAGTGAACACCTCGAACGGCGCCGCGTAGGTCGCCCCGAGGCGGGTGCCGGCGGCGCGCCCCAAACCTTCGAGGAACTCCCCGGCGTCGAAGTCCGGCCAGTTCAGCCCGTCGATATAGGCCTTATGTGCTTTCAGGGACTCGACGCCGACCTCGAACGTCTCGGTCGTGTCGACGGCATGCCTGCTGTCGGGCGAGCCGGCCGCCCACACCTGCCGTACGCCGGCCCAGCGCTCGCCGTCGTCGGGGAAGATCCACCGGTTCGCCGCGTCGCGCACGGCATCGAGCGTCGCCCTGCCGGTGTTGATGTGGTCGGCCTGGTTGAGCAGCACGTCACCGTCCCAGGTGTCGCGGAAGTTGTTGGTGATCACGATCTCCGGCTGGTGCCGCCGGATGAGGCCCGCGATCAGCCGGCGCAGCGCGACGCCGTACTCGATCGTGCCGTCGGGCTGACCGAGGAACTCGACCGCGGAGACGCCGACGATCCGCGCCGACTCGATCTGCTCGGCCTCACGCAGCGGCCCGCTCTCGGCCGGCGCGATCCCGTCGATCCCGGCCTCGCCGGAGGTCAGCAGGACGTAGACGATCTCCTTGCCCTGACCGGTCCAGCGGGCGATCGCCGCGGCCGCGCCGAACTCCAGGTCGTCGGGGTGCGCGACGACCGCCAGTGCCTTGGTCCAGTCTTCGGGCAACGCTTCCAACGGCTCCGGTGCGGTCATGGGAGAAGGCTACGAAAAACTTCAGGCCCCGAACACCTGCCGGGTATAGGGATTCGCGAACGCACGACGCGGATCCAGCCGGTCACGGACGGCCAGGAAGTCGTCGAACCGGGGATACCTGGCCCGGAGGTCGGCGGCGCCCAGGGAATGCAGCTTCCCCCAGTGCGGCCGGCCGCCGAAGGCCCCGACGATCTGCTCGAACGCGTCGAAGTACTTGCCGTGCGCGAGCCGGTGGTACTGGTGGATCGCGATGTACCCGGTGTCTCGCCCGTACGCCGTCGACAGCCAGACGTCGTCGGCGGCCGCCACCCGAACCTCGATCGGGAACGGCAGCCGCTCCCCCGACCGGTCGATCCACGCCTGCAGTTCACGCACGACCTCGACCACATGCTCCCGCGGTACGGCGTACTCCGACTCGCGGAACACCACGTTCCGCTCCGAACAGAACACCTTGTACGACGAGTCGACGTACTCGCGCGCCGACAGCGCCCGCGTCGCCAACTGGTTGATCCGCGGCACCAGCGCGGGACGGCGTACCGACAGCCGGTTGGTCAGCTCGAACACCCGGTTGGACAGCAACTCGTCGTCCACCCAGCCGCGCAGCTTGCCGACCGGAGACGCCCCCACCCCGGGCGCGACCCGGTTGTTCCGCTTGGTCAGCGCGACCTCGGTGTGCGGGAACCAGTAGAACTCGAAATGATCGTTGCCGTCGGCAAATTCATCGAAGCCGTCCAGTACGTCGCCCAGCGGCAGCGGCATCTCCTGGGCCCGGAGCAGGAAGGCCGGCACGGTCTGCAGGGTCAGCGCGGTGATCACGCCGAGCGCGCCGACCGAGACCCGGGCGGCGGCGAAGACGTCCGGGTTCTCCTCGGCCGAGCAGTTCAGCACCGAGCCGTCGGCGGTCACCAGCTCGAGCCCGACGACCTGGGTGGCGATCCCGCCCAGTTTCGCGCCGGTGCCGTGCGTCCCGGTGGAGATCGCGCCGGAAATGGTCTGCTTGTCGATGTCGCCGAGGTTCGCCATCGCCAGGTCGAACGACGCCAGGCCGGCGTTCAGCTTGGCCAGACCGGTGCCCGCGCCCAGCGTCACCCGGCCGGAGGCCTGGTCGGCGTTGGTGATCGAGGACAGCCCGTCGAGCCGGACCATCACCTGCTCGGGCACCGAGCAGCCGGTGAACGAGTGGCCGGAGCCGACCGCCTTCAGCTGCTTACCCTGCTCGGCCGCCGTCTTCACCGCCGTCGCGACCTCGTCGACCGAGGACGGCCGGAGGATCTCCACGCCGGTCGCCGACTCGGTACCGGCCCAGTTGCGCCAGGTGCTCATCCGAAGTTCTTCCCCTCACCCCGGTAGCTGACGAGCTCGGTCAGCTCGTTGCCGTCGATGCCGTGCAGCACGTCGAACCGCTCCAGCATCTCGCCTGCCTTCGCATAGCGCATCCAGACCCGGTCACCGATCTTGAGCCCGCGTGCGGCCTCACCCGAGACAGGCGTCTGAACCTCACCCGCGCCTTCGGTGCCGAGCAACTTGAGCCCGAACGGCCAGCTCGGCAACGGCAGCCGGGACTTCTTGGCCGGTCCGGAGGCGACGTACCCGCCACCGAACAGCGTCGCGATCCGCGGCGTCGGACGACGGACGACGCCGAGCGCGTAGGCGACCGCCGGCTCCGGCTGGAAGACGTCGTACTTGTCGAAGAGAGTCGGGCCGTAGAGCCCGGAGCCCGCGGTGACTTCGGTCACCGCCGGGTCGGCACTGCTGACCTCGATACTGCCAGTGCCACCAGAGTTCACCAGTCGCAGCGGCGCGACCTGCTTGACCGCGTCGACGACCAGGCCGCGCCGCTCGGACAGTTCGTCGGCCGACAGCTTCTTGACCAGCCGGACCGCGGGCGAGGTGTCGGGCAGGCCGGCGATCTGCGCCTCGTAGAACATCACGCCGACCAGCTCGAAGGCGTCGTCGGCGACCACCCGGCGGGCCAGATCCATCACCTGCTCCGGCGTCCGCAGCGGTGACCGGCGGACGCCGAGATGCTGACCGAGGATCCGCAGCGACGCGTCGATGTCCAGGCAGACCTGGATCCGCTCACCGCCGCCGGTGGCGGCCTTGACGAAGGCGAGCTGCTCGAAGTCGTCGATCATCAGCGTGATCCGGGACGCGAGCTCGCCGTCGCCGGCCAGCTCCTTCAGCGCCGCCCGGTGCACGGTCGGATAGCCCATCAGGATGTCGTCGACGCCGTTGCGCGCCAGCCAGATTGCCTCCGGCAGCGAATAGCTCATCACGCCGTGAAATCCGGGCAGGTCGAGTGCGGCTCTGATCAGCGCGCGGCAACGGACCGACTTGGAGGCCACCCGGATCGGCGTACCGGCGGCGCGCCGGACCAGGTCGTCGGCGTTGCGGCGGAACGCGGCCAGGTCGATCACCGCGTACGGCGGTTCCAGCTCGGCCGTCAGCCGCTCGTACCTGTCGAAGTCACCCATGTCCGGAGTTTAGAGCCGATCAATACTGAAAGGTAGTACATCTTTACGGCGAATCGATCACAGCCCGCAGTGCCGGTACGACGCTCCGCGCCCAAGCCGCCTGAGCGTCCGGCGTGGCGGACGCCTGAGCCAACAAGGCCACGGTAGAGCCCTTGACGGTGGAAAGCTCCACAAAAGCCTCCGCGCCTTCATAGGCCCGAATCGAAGCGACCGCGTCAGGCGTGGACCACAGCTGCTTCACCTGAAGACTGCCCTTGGTGCCGCAGGCAGTCATGCGGGTCTGGTAGCCGCCGTAGTACCCGGCGGCTTGGCCTGCATCCGTGAAGCGCAGTACGAGGACTGTGGCCGGTTGGCCGGCGCCTGTGCGATACGAGCCCTGCAAAGCATGCTTCGGCACTGGCAGCGAATCGGTCGGCAGCGGCTTGCCACAGCCGACCGGCAGAGCTTCGAAGGCGGCTTGGTGGGGCTCACGGCTGCGGGTCCAGGTCTCATTGCCGAGGAAGCCGGCCTCGGCACCGCCGGGGTCCGCGTAGGTCTTCCAGCCCGTGCCGAGCTTGGCGGGAGCCGGGAGGTTCTTGGACGAGACAGGGCCGGCTGCTGCCGGTGGCGGCGCCGTGGCCTGCTCCGGCAGCTCTGGAGGCTGAGCAGCGTCGGTCGGCGGGACTGTGTTCAGGGTGTTGGTGGGGATGGGCACAGTGCCGCCACTCGGCGATGGGGTCGCGGCGGAGTTGGCGGCCGGCTCCGAGCTGCAACCACAGAGCAGGACAGCAGCGGCAACGGCCGCCAGTACGGCTCTCACTTCGGCTGGAAGTGCTGGTAGTCGGGCTGACGCCAGCCGGCGCCCCAGAAGAACCCTGCGTTCACCAGTGCGCGGGTCGGCGCGCTGCTGCTGAACAGCATGCCCTTCCGGGCGACACTCCGGTTGCGGTAGGCCAGGCCGTTCGACGGGTACCAGACACCGTTCGCCGCGAGGTACGGATTCTCCACGGTGTTGATGTCGATCGCGAAGCCGTAGGAGTGCGGGGACAGCGCGTACGGGTTGCCGGTGACCTGGCGGCAGTTGAAGACCGAGGTGTTGTCGGCCGCCATCGCCTTGAGGTCACTGCCACCGAAGACATCCACGCGCTGCATCCGCCGGATCGGGAACTTCGCGTTGAAGCTCGCGGTCCAGACGGCGATCATCTTCGCCACCGCGGCGTCCCGGACGACCAGCTCACCGCGATGCACCAGACCGTCGAAACCCCAGTAGTTCAAAGTGAGGTAGCGCAGCTGTGACGGTTTCACCGGGCAGCCGGCCCGGTAGGTCTTGTTGATCGAGGCCGCCGAGATGTTGGAGACCTTGGCGTTCAGCAGCGCCTTGATCGTGACCACGCCGTACGCCGAGGCCTCGACCGCGGTGGAGGCGCCGCCGAGCGTGACGACCCGGACGGTCTTGGTGGCGGGCAGATTGTCCGGCACCGGTACGGCGAACGTCCCGTTCGGCGCGATCCACGCACTGGTCAGCGTCCGCCACTTGCCGCCGAACCGGTCCTGCAGGCCGACCAGTTTCTTGCCGGGCTCCGGCGGGGTGAGCTTGCCGGTCATCCGGACGTTGGTCAGCACGATGTACGACGCGGCCGGCCGGTTCATCACCAGCTTGCGGTCGAGGACGCTGACGGCCCGGTCCGGGGTGTTGCCGACCGCGCTCGGGAACTTGACCCCGATCACGACGCGGAAGGTCGCGGCGCCGGGATCCGGCGAGGTGTAGAGGAACTTGTAGGCACCGTTGGCGATCGTGCGGGTGGAGCCGCGCAGGACCCAGCCGGTGCCCAGCTTCTGCCACAAGGTCAGGTAGGAGTTCACCAGGCCGGTCTCGAGGCGGCCGGTGAACGTGATCGGGCGGTCCTCCCAGGTCGGCACCGGCTGGTTGAGCGTGATCGGCAGCAGGTCCGCCGTGATCGCCGGCGTCTGCGCCGGAGCCGGGGTCGCAGCCGGGGTTGAAGCCGGTGCGGCCGGAGGCGTGACGGCCGGCGTGGCCGGAGGCTCGGCTGGCTGCGGCGCCGGCGTACTGGCCGGCGAGGCAGTCGGCGTCGCCGGATCTTCCCCGGCCGCGGTCGCGATCGTCGGAACCAGTCCGAGACACAGGGCTGCCACCACGGCAGCCGAACCCAGAGCACGAGGCTTCACGGGTCAGTCCTCCCCACTTCGGGAGAGCCACCCCAGCTCCCCTCTCACCTACTAAGAGGCTTCTACCCAGGAAGACGTCACACCGGACCTGAAAAGTTCGGCAATTACTGCAATCTTTTGACGGCCGCGTCGATCCGCTCGTCGGTGCCGGTCAGGGCGACGCGGACGTGCCGCTCACCCGCCGTGCCGTAGAAGGCACCGGGAGCGACGAGGATGCCGTGATCCGCCAGCGCCGCCACGGATTCGTAGGCGTCGTAGGACGGGTGCGAGGCCCACAGGTAGAGGCCGCCGTTCGACAGGGTGATCTCCCAGCCGGCGGCGGTCAGCGCCTCGCGCAGTACGGATCGGCGCCGGAGGTAGCGGGTGCGTTGCTCGTCGACGTGGGCGTCGTCGGCGAAGGCGGCAGCCATCGCTGCCTGGATCGGGGACGGCACCATCAGACCGGCGTGCTTGCGGACCGCGAGCAGTTCGGCGACGACCGCCTCGTCGCCCGCGACGAACCCGGCGCGGTAGCCCGCGAGGTTGGACCGCTTGGACAGCGAGTGCACGGCCAGCAGGTTGTCGAAGCTGCCGCCGCGGATCTCCGGGTGGAGCACGGAGAACGGCGTCTCGTCCCAGCCGAACTCCAGGTAGCACTCGTCGCTCACCAGCAGAACGTCGTTCGCCCGGGCCCACTCGACCGCCGCGCGCAGCTCGTCGGCCGAGGTGATCTGGCCGGACGGGTTGCGCGGGGAGTTGAGGTAGGCGACCCGCACGGGACCGTCGTACTGCGTGGGGTCGGCGACCGGGATGCTCGTCGCCCGGGCCAGCGCGGCGCCCGCCTCGTACGTCGGGTAGGCCAGGTCGGGGATCAGCACGGTGTCGCCGGCTCCGATGCCGAGCAGCGTCGGCAGCAGCATGATCAGCTCCTTGGTGCCGATCACGGGGAGGATCCCGGCCTGCGGATCCACCCCGGCAACGTCCAGCCGGCGGGCCAGCCAGTCGACGGCGGCCTGCCGCGCGGACGTCGTACCGAGGGTCGTCGGGTACGCCGGTGCGTCGGCCGCGGCCGCGAGTGCCTTCTTCACCAGCTCGGGCACCGGGTCGACCGGGCTGCCGATCGACAGGTCGACGATCCCGTCGGGATGCGCGGCCGCCTTCTGCTTGAAGGGGGCGAGCTTGTCCCAGGGAAAGTCCGGCAGACGACTGGAGGTGGGTGCGAAGGTCACCCCCGCATTGTCTCCTGGACCGCGGGCGACTGCTCGGCGGCCGCCCGCTCTGTGGATAAGTGGGTGATCGCAGTCCCGACGACCATCGGGTCTCGCAGGATGCGGTTGTGGCCCAGACCGTCGGTGAGGTGGAGCCGGGCGCCCGGCCAGACCGCGACCACGTTCGCGCTGCCCTCGGCGGACGTCTCGCGGTCCGAGCGGTCGTGGACGGCAAGCAGCGCCGGGAGTTCGCGCTCCTCCGCCAGGGCGTCGATCATCGGCACCGCCGCGTAGCCCTCCATCGGCCCGAACTTACGGGTGAACAACCGCAGGAACCCCTTCTGGACCCGCGGCCCGAAGCCGAGATGCTGCCGGTACTGCGCCAGCCCGTCGCGGAAGTCGGTCGCGGTCGCGAGGAACACGATCTTGCGTGCGCTGAGCCCGTCCCGCAGTGCGAGCATCACCGCGGCGGCTCCCAGCGAGTGCGCGATCACCCCGTACGCCGGTCCGTAGGCCGCCACCACAGCCTGGAAAGCATCGGCAAGCTCCGGCAACGACGACCGCTTCGGTCCCTCCCGCCCCGGCGCGGAGTCACCGTGACTCGGCGCATCGAAGGCGATCACCCGGAAGCCCGCGTCGAGCAGCGGCGGAACGAACGCGGCGAGTTGCAGCCCCCAGCCACCCCACCCGTGGACGAGGTACACCGTTGGCCCGGCAGCGTCACCGCCCCAGCAGCGGCCACTGATCAGCCCGTCCTCGAAGGGCAGCTCGAGCTCGGTCGCTTGGGGCAGCTCCACCCGCAGTCGCTTCGCCTTCTCCGCCACCTCCGGCAAC encodes:
- a CDS encoding DUF6817 domain-containing protein; protein product: MSAFQDLGSLLLVRGADELDHAGGTLYVHLHRVAKRLRSLGASETLVLAGLAHAAYGTDGFPTHLFDWQHERSVLEAVIGPEAELLVYRYGACERETSWRDLAEHTTITDRFTGTSEELPTEELREFVDLTIVNELDVLDHAPDLKPKLHAFLQEQIPRWQSLASPAVLADANRALAL
- a CDS encoding PIG-L deacetylase family protein, with the protein product MTAPEPLEALPEDWTKALAVVAHPDDLEFGAAAAIARWTGQGKEIVYVLLTSGEAGIDGIAPAESGPLREAEQIESARIVGVSAVEFLGQPDGTIEYGVALRRLIAGLIRRHQPEIVITNNFRDTWDGDVLLNQADHINTGRATLDAVRDAANRWIFPDDGERWAGVRQVWAAGSPDSRHAVDTTETFEVGVESLKAHKAYIDGLNWPDFDAGEFLEGLGRAAGTRLGATYAAPFEVFTP
- a CDS encoding D-arabinono-1,4-lactone oxidase, with the protein product MSTWRNWAGTESATGVEILRPSSVDEVATAVKTAAEQGKQLKAVGSGHSFTGCSVPEQVMVRLDGLSSITNADQASGRVTLGAGTGLAKLNAGLASFDLAMANLGDIDKQTISGAISTGTHGTGAKLGGIATQVVGLELVTADGSVLNCSAEENPDVFAAARVSVGALGVITALTLQTVPAFLLRAQEMPLPLGDVLDGFDEFADGNDHFEFYWFPHTEVALTKRNNRVAPGVGASPVGKLRGWVDDELLSNRVFELTNRLSVRRPALVPRINQLATRALSAREYVDSSYKVFCSERNVVFRESEYAVPREHVVEVVRELQAWIDRSGERLPFPIEVRVAAADDVWLSTAYGRDTGYIAIHQYHRLAHGKYFDAFEQIVGAFGGRPHWGKLHSLGAADLRARYPRFDDFLAVRDRLDPRRAFANPYTRQVFGA
- a CDS encoding amino acid deaminase/aldolase — protein: MGDFDRYERLTAELEPPYAVIDLAAFRRNADDLVRRAAGTPIRVASKSVRCRALIRAALDLPGFHGVMSYSLPEAIWLARNGVDDILMGYPTVHRAALKELAGDGELASRITLMIDDFEQLAFVKAATGGGERIQVCLDIDASLRILGQHLGVRRSPLRTPEQVMDLARRVVADDAFELVGVMFYEAQIAGLPDTSPAVRLVKKLSADELSERRGLVVDAVKQVAPLRLVNSGGTGSIEVSSADPAVTEVTAGSGLYGPTLFDKYDVFQPEPAVAYALGVVRRPTPRIATLFGGGYVASGPAKKSRLPLPSWPFGLKLLGTEGAGEVQTPVSGEAARGLKIGDRVWMRYAKAGEMLERFDVLHGIDGNELTELVSYRGEGKNFG
- a CDS encoding M15 family metallopeptidase — protein: MKPRALGSAAVVAALCLGLVPTIATAAGEDPATPTASPASTPAPQPAEPPATPAVTPPAAPASTPAATPAPAQTPAITADLLPITLNQPVPTWEDRPITFTGRLETGLVNSYLTLWQKLGTGWVLRGSTRTIANGAYKFLYTSPDPGAATFRVVIGVKFPSAVGNTPDRAVSVLDRKLVMNRPAASYIVLTNVRMTGKLTPPEPGKKLVGLQDRFGGKWRTLTSAWIAPNGTFAVPVPDNLPATKTVRVVTLGGASTAVEASAYGVVTIKALLNAKVSNISAASINKTYRAGCPVKPSQLRYLTLNYWGFDGLVHRGELVVRDAAVAKMIAVWTASFNAKFPIRRMQRVDVFGGSDLKAMAADNTSVFNCRQVTGNPYALSPHSYGFAIDINTVENPYLAANGVWYPSNGLAYRNRSVARKGMLFSSSAPTRALVNAGFFWGAGWRQPDYQHFQPK
- the dapC gene encoding succinyldiaminopimelate transaminase, with the protein product MTFAPTSSRLPDFPWDKLAPFKQKAAAHPDGIVDLSIGSPVDPVPELVKKALAAAADAPAYPTTLGTTSARQAAVDWLARRLDVAGVDPQAGILPVIGTKELIMLLPTLLGIGAGDTVLIPDLAYPTYEAGAALARATSIPVADPTQYDGPVRVAYLNSPRNPSGQITSADELRAAVEWARANDVLLVSDECYLEFGWDETPFSVLHPEIRGGSFDNLLAVHSLSKRSNLAGYRAGFVAGDEAVVAELLAVRKHAGLMVPSPIQAAMAAAFADDAHVDEQRTRYLRRRSVLREALTAAGWEITLSNGGLYLWASHPSYDAYESVAALADHGILVAPGAFYGTAGERHVRVALTGTDERIDAAVKRLQ
- a CDS encoding alpha/beta fold hydrolase; this translates as MLDSIWFRLPEVAEKAKRLRVELPQATELELPFEDGLISGRCWGGDAAGPTVYLVHGWGGWGLQLAAFVPPLLDAGFRVIAFDAPSHGDSAPGREGPKRSSLPELADAFQAVVAAYGPAYGVIAHSLGAAAVMLALRDGLSARKIVFLATATDFRDGLAQYRQHLGFGPRVQKGFLRLFTRKFGPMEGYAAVPMIDALAEERELPALLAVHDRSDRETSAEGSANVVAVWPGARLHLTDGLGHNRILRDPMVVGTAITHLSTERAAAEQSPAVQETMRG